The genomic window CGGGAGGGGGACGAGTACGTCAACCCGCTGCGGTTCGTCACCGACCTGCGACCGTCCGTGCTGCTGCCCGTGCCGCCTCCGGGGTGAGCGTCCCGGGGTCCTGCCACCGGGGTGCGTGCGCCGGGAGCCGTGGGCAGGACATGAGCCTGGGAGCACGCAGGGCGCCACTCCTGCGCGGGCGCGGGTGGTCGACGCCTGCGGGGCGGGCACGGCGGGCGGAGATCCCGGCCCGGGGCCTTCATGGAGGACGGAGGGCCCGTTTCCGGGCCTTCGAGTAGGGCGGGTGGGGCTTGAACCCACGACCCAAGGATTATGAGTCCTCTGCTCTGACCAGCTGAGCTACCGCCCCCGGTGGTGCACCGCGGACGGTGCGCGGCTCCACGGTACCGCACGCCCGGCGCGGAGACCGCTCGAGCACTCGCCGCCGCCGGTGGGAACGGCTCTGCCGCCCCGCGGCACACGGGCGTGCGGCCCGCTCAGCGGCTCGCGCCGGCGTAGATCCGCTCGAAGGTGTCCAGGGTGCGCGCGAACGAGTGCTGCGCCACCATCTCGTGGCTGCGCTCGCCCATCGCGCGGCGGCGTTCCGGGTCCGCGTCGAGCACGAGCTGCAGCTTCGCGGCCAGGTCCGCGGGATCACCCGGTGTGAAGAGGTAGCCGTTGCGCCCCTCGTCCGCGAGGTGCGGCAGCGCGCGGGCGTTGGCGAGCACCACGGGGGTGGACGCGCTCATGGCCTCGAGCGTCACGAGCGACTGCAGCTCGGCGGTGCCCGGCTGGCAGAACACGTCCGCGCGCAGGTAGGCGCGGCGCAGGTCCTCGTCCGTGAGGAAGCCCAGGAACTCCACGCGGTCCGCCACGCCGCGCTCGTGGGCGAGCCGCAGCAGCCGGTCCCGCTGCTCACCCTCCCCGGCGAGCTCCACGTGCACGTTCTTCTCGCGCGGGATCAGGGCAAGGGCCTCGATGAGCTCGTTGACGTTCTTCTCCACCGCGAGGCGCCCGCAGAACAGCACCACGGGGTGCTCGGGGTGCTCGATCAGCTCGTCGGGGGCGGCCTCGTAGTGTCCGGCGTCGATCCCGTTGGACACGGCCACCGCCCGGTCCGGGACGCCGTTGTCCACCATGGTCCGCACCGCCAGGGGTGTGGGGGCGGTGATCACGTCGCAGCGCCCGTACACGCGGGCGATGTCCCACCAGGAGACCTTCCGGTACCCCCGGATGAACCACTGCGGGAACGGCAGGAACGGCTCGATGTTCTCCGGGATGAAGTGGTTGGTGCCCACCACGCGGATCCCCCGCCGGGAGGCCTCGCGCACCATCAGGCGGCCCAGGATGTAGTGGCACTGCACGTGGACCATGTCTGGGCGCAGCTCGTCCAGCAGCCGGGACACCTCGCGGGC from Kocuria rhizophila DC2201 includes these protein-coding regions:
- a CDS encoding glycosyltransferase; this encodes MRILITAETYPPDVNGSAQFARRLAHGLLDRGHEVHVAAPMPTSGPSRTMTDDGVVEHRFRSHHAFTHPYFRLCFPWEIAREVSRLLDELRPDMVHVQCHYILGRLMVREASRRGIRVVGTNHFIPENIEPFLPFPQWFIRGYRKVSWWDIARVYGRCDVITAPTPLAVRTMVDNGVPDRAVAVSNGIDAGHYEAAPDELIEHPEHPVVLFCGRLAVEKNVNELIEALALIPREKNVHVELAGEGEQRDRLLRLAHERGVADRVEFLGFLTDEDLRRAYLRADVFCQPGTAELQSLVTLEAMSASTPVVLANARALPHLADEGRNGYLFTPGDPADLAAKLQLVLDADPERRRAMGERSHEMVAQHSFARTLDTFERIYAGASR